In Trichocoleus desertorum NBK24, the following are encoded in one genomic region:
- the purC gene encoding phosphoribosylaminoimidazolesuccinocarboxamide synthase: MFARQKLYEGKAKIIYATDAPDVFLTHFKDDATAFNAQKRGQIAGKGEINSAISSHLFQLLEANGIPTHFIDRPTAADMHVKAVKIIPLEVVVRNIAAGSLCQQTGLELGAVLKQPLVEFYYKNDALGDPLLTRDRLLLLELATPEQLDQLKQMALRINELLSAFFQQCGITLVDFKLEFGLDRNQQILLADEISPDTCRLWDQTETDPDRRVMDKDRFRRDLGDVEGAYQRVLERVLNQPVSESVQEPVQE; the protein is encoded by the coding sequence ATGTTTGCGCGCCAAAAGCTCTACGAAGGCAAAGCCAAAATTATCTACGCCACCGATGCTCCTGATGTGTTCCTGACCCACTTTAAGGACGACGCGACTGCATTTAATGCTCAGAAGCGGGGACAAATTGCAGGCAAGGGTGAAATCAACTCTGCCATTTCTAGCCATTTGTTTCAGTTACTAGAAGCGAATGGGATTCCCACCCACTTCATCGATCGCCCCACCGCTGCGGATATGCACGTCAAAGCGGTAAAAATTATTCCCCTAGAAGTGGTTGTCAGGAACATTGCAGCCGGGAGCCTCTGTCAACAAACTGGGTTGGAATTGGGTGCCGTCTTGAAGCAGCCTCTGGTGGAGTTCTATTACAAGAATGATGCGCTAGGGGACCCATTGTTGACTCGCGATCGCCTCCTGTTATTAGAACTGGCTACGCCAGAACAGCTAGACCAGCTTAAACAAATGGCGCTGCGAATCAATGAGCTACTCTCTGCTTTTTTTCAGCAGTGTGGCATTACACTGGTGGACTTCAAGCTAGAGTTTGGCTTAGACCGCAATCAGCAAATTCTCTTGGCTGATGAAATTAGTCCCGACACCTGTCGGCTTTGGGATCAAACCGAAACTGATCCAGACCGCCGAGTGATGGATAAAGACCGTTTTCGCCGTGACTTGGGGGATGTAGAAGGTGCTTACCAGCGGGTGCTGGAACGGGTGCTCAATCAACCAGTTTCAGAGTCTGTTCAGGAACCAGTTCAAGAGTAA
- a CDS encoding BamA/TamA family outer membrane protein, with protein MPNYVNIMRLSPVLVAVIAASATLSLSEPARGQTSESRAAGTDSSTGVVANSSPAAVLQAVKSASWPAIAGDIATAKPGAALVSSSLVVPTVSQPEAFPAEFQAQVPSSPTVTPAETAPPETPTEITPTEITPSETTPTNIELDSTQETPPAPGEAPPGTATPEQETPNQIQLDGTSQPTPGIDFNIPSSSPTPSVNPADGSVSPEGNTNGETQAAPEQPEPRVLVGEVVVQGVEGELETEVYNAIQTRPGRTTTRSQLQEDINAVFATGFFSSVRANPEDTPLGVRVTFDVQANPVLNSVRVEGNQVLPQSVVDDIFKDQYGSILNLRRFQEGVKQVNKWYQDQGYVLAQIIDTPQVGADGAVTLAVAEGVIEDIQVKFLNKEGEETNEEGEPIRGRTRDFIVTREFALKPGDVFNRTQAERDLQRVYGLGIFEDVRLSLNPGQDPRKVVVVANVAERSTGSAGAALGISSASGLFGSVSYQQQNLGGNNQKLNAEVQVGQRDLLFDLSFTDPWIAGDPYRTSYTLNVFNRRSLSLIFDGGEPEIELPNGDRPRIDRLGGGITFTRPLSRDVFADSEWTASAGLQYQRVAIRDSDRDISPVDELGNQLSFSDDGKDNLLTAQLGLVRDRRNNRLRPTSGSLLRLGTEQSIPIGGIFFNRLRGSYSYYLPVDYTKFAPGPEALAFNVQAGTVVGDLPPYEAFALGGSNSVRGFDEGDVGSGRSFIQATAEYRFPVFSILGGALFVDYATDLGTGSSVPGDPAGVRGKPGSGLGYGVGVRIQSPLGPIRIDYGFNDEGDSRLHFGIGERF; from the coding sequence ATGCCAAATTACGTGAACATAATGCGCTTATCTCCGGTCTTAGTAGCAGTTATTGCCGCTTCAGCAACCTTAAGCTTGTCCGAGCCGGCTAGGGGACAAACCTCTGAGTCTAGGGCAGCAGGAACTGATTCATCTACAGGTGTGGTTGCTAATTCCAGTCCAGCTGCGGTACTTCAAGCCGTCAAGTCGGCATCCTGGCCTGCGATCGCAGGTGATATAGCAACGGCAAAGCCAGGAGCGGCTTTAGTCAGCAGTAGCTTGGTTGTGCCTACTGTCAGCCAACCGGAAGCCTTTCCAGCCGAGTTTCAGGCTCAAGTACCATCCTCACCAACCGTTACTCCCGCTGAGACTGCGCCCCCTGAGACACCGACTGAGATTACGCCTACTGAGATTACGCCCAGCGAAACTACGCCCACCAATATAGAGCTAGACTCCACCCAAGAGACGCCACCTGCACCTGGAGAAGCACCACCCGGAACTGCTACACCCGAACAAGAAACTCCTAACCAAATCCAGTTGGATGGCACATCGCAGCCAACGCCTGGAATTGATTTCAATATTCCTTCGTCCTCTCCCACCCCTTCAGTCAACCCAGCCGATGGCAGTGTCAGTCCTGAAGGAAACACGAATGGAGAGACCCAAGCTGCGCCTGAGCAACCTGAACCCCGTGTTTTAGTCGGCGAAGTAGTTGTTCAAGGTGTAGAAGGAGAGCTTGAAACAGAAGTTTACAATGCGATTCAAACTCGTCCTGGGCGAACCACAACCCGCTCTCAGTTGCAAGAAGACATTAACGCCGTCTTTGCCACTGGATTTTTCTCTAGCGTGCGGGCCAACCCAGAAGATACACCGCTGGGAGTTCGAGTCACGTTTGATGTCCAAGCGAATCCAGTCCTCAACTCGGTGCGGGTAGAAGGGAACCAAGTTTTGCCCCAAAGTGTGGTTGATGATATTTTCAAGGACCAGTACGGCAGCATTCTCAACTTGCGGCGGTTCCAAGAAGGGGTCAAACAGGTAAACAAGTGGTACCAAGATCAGGGTTACGTTCTAGCCCAGATCATTGATACGCCTCAGGTCGGCGCAGATGGCGCAGTGACCTTAGCGGTGGCTGAAGGGGTAATTGAAGACATTCAGGTTAAATTCCTCAATAAAGAGGGGGAAGAAACCAACGAAGAGGGTGAACCCATCCGAGGCCGTACTCGTGATTTCATCGTCACTCGCGAGTTTGCCTTAAAGCCAGGAGATGTGTTTAACCGCACCCAAGCTGAGAGAGACTTGCAACGAGTGTACGGGTTAGGCATCTTTGAGGATGTCCGCTTATCGCTCAACCCAGGCCAAGACCCCCGTAAAGTGGTTGTTGTCGCTAATGTGGCTGAGCGTAGTACTGGTTCTGCGGGGGCAGCATTGGGCATCAGTTCTGCCAGCGGTTTGTTTGGAAGTGTAAGTTACCAGCAGCAAAACTTGGGCGGTAACAACCAGAAATTAAATGCTGAGGTACAGGTCGGTCAGCGTGACTTGCTATTTGATCTCAGCTTTACCGACCCTTGGATCGCAGGTGATCCTTACCGTACTTCTTACACCCTGAATGTCTTCAATCGCCGATCGCTCTCGCTCATTTTTGACGGTGGCGAACCGGAAATTGAGTTACCCAATGGCGATCGCCCCCGGATTGACCGTTTAGGGGGTGGCATTACCTTTACCCGTCCGCTTAGCCGCGATGTCTTTGCCGATTCTGAATGGACGGCTTCAGCGGGTTTGCAATACCAGCGGGTTGCCATTCGCGACTCTGACCGTGACATCAGCCCAGTCGATGAACTAGGAAATCAACTTAGCTTCAGCGATGATGGCAAAGATAATCTGCTCACAGCTCAATTAGGTCTAGTGCGCGATCGCCGGAACAATCGTCTACGGCCTACCAGTGGCTCGCTCCTGCGATTAGGCACAGAGCAATCTATTCCAATCGGCGGTATTTTCTTCAACCGTCTACGAGGTAGCTACAGCTACTACCTCCCCGTTGACTACACCAAATTCGCACCTGGTCCTGAAGCCCTAGCCTTCAACGTTCAGGCAGGGACTGTAGTGGGAGATTTGCCTCCTTATGAAGCCTTTGCTTTAGGGGGTAGCAACTCGGTGCGCGGCTTTGATGAAGGGGATGTGGGTAGCGGTCGTAGCTTCATTCAAGCCACCGCAGAATATCGGTTCCCAGTCTTCTCCATTTTGGGTGGAGCCTTGTTTGTAGACTACGCCACTGATCTAGGGACTGGTTCCAGCGTACCGGGTGATCCGGCGGGAGTTCGGGGTAAACCGGGTAGTGGTTTAGGATATGGTGTAGGCGTAAGAATTCAATCACCTCTGGGGCCGATTCGGATT